One Diospyros lotus cultivar Yz01 chromosome 1, ASM1463336v1, whole genome shotgun sequence genomic window carries:
- the LOC127788556 gene encoding B3 domain-containing transcription factor VRN1-like isoform X1: MGQQGGLADADCRRANFPVNMSSTFYRMIVSSIIQDKKLKIPGKFVKKLGYELPAVATLTTPNGCAWRVRLKKIEDKVWFSDGWHEFVEHQSIRVGFLLVFTFEGNSKFRVNIYDMANAEIKYQCDTLSSSVGPSGGNQYAVPYRDGGEYNYSVGFLKYHPSCQVSPFLENSMFGETVAHQKLGKSYDQPLLQKGIREADGIFSGTELRNSRFKVDGEKSHVGIVQSAARSTRDIGIQCNYGELVTSAYEIKLQSLHQRAESRKRKRGTGSSDLESSAKLGSEIQIPGRETSSGNFLRKSRVVTPEEKERVLNAAKMFQSENPFCRVILRRSYIYKGIGLHMPSSFAEKYLGGVSGFITLQGSNGEKWPVRCMWRDGSAKLSKGWLEFVWDNKLEEGDVCVFERLRVEEVVLKVAIFRISEDGGPNQYPNRHLSRTIQFSSNHDLNG, from the exons ATGGGGCAGCAAGGGGGACTAGCAGACGCCGATTGCCGGCGCGCGAATTTTCCGGTGAATATGTCTTCAACTTTCTACAGGATGATTGTTTCTTCTATCATCCAGGACAAGAAACTG AAAATTCCAGGGAAGTTTGTCAAGAAGCTTGGTTATGAACTTCCTGCTGTTGCTACTCTCACAACTCCAAATGGTTGTGCTTGGCGAGTGAGgttaaagaaaatagaagacaAAGTTTGGTTCAGCGATGGTTGGCATGAATTTGTAGAGCACCAGTCTATCCGTGTGGGCTTCCTTTTAGTCTTCACATTTGAAGGAAATTCTAAGTTCAGAGTGAATATTTATGATATGGCTAATGCTGAGATAAAATATCAGTGTGATACTCTGAGTAGTTCAGTAGGACCTAGTGGTGGCAACCAATATGCAGTACCTTATAGAGATGGAGGAGAATATAATTATTCAGTTGGATTCTTGAAGTACCATCCTTCCTGCCAAGTATCCCCATTCTTGGAAAACAGCATGTTTGGTGAAACTGTGGCTCATCAAAAACTTGGTAAAAGTTATGATCAACCATTACTTCAGAAAGGGATAAGAGAAGCTGATGGTATCTTCAGTGGAACTGAACTTAGAAACTCTAGATTTAAGGTCGATGGAGAAAAATCACATGTAGGTATTGTACAGTCAGCAGCTCGATCCACTCGAGACATAGGTATTCAGTGTAATTATGGTGAACTTGTGACATCTGCCTATGAAATTAAGTTGCAGTCACTGCATCAAAGGGCTGAAAGCAGAAAAAGGAAACGTGGAACTGGATCTT CTGACCTTGAATCATCAGCTAAGCTTGGAAGTGAAATACAAATACCTGGACGTGAAACAAGTagtggaaatttcttgaggaagTCAAGAGTTGTAACACCTGAGGAAAAGGAAAGAGTGCTTAATGCAGCAAAAATGTTTCAGTCTGAAAATCCATTCTGCAGAGTTATCCTACGGCGATCGTATATATACAAGGGAATAGGCTTG CATATGCCCTCCTCCTTTGCCGAAAAGTATCTCGGTGGGGTTTCAGGATTCATCACACTTCAGGGTTCTAATGGGGAAAAGTGGCCTGTCCGGTGCATGTGGAGAGATGGTTCTGCTAAGTTGAGCAAGGGGTGGCTTGAATTTGTTTGGGACAACAAGTTGGAGGAAGGAGACGTTTGTGTCTTTGAGCGGCTCAGGGTGGAGGAGGTTGTACTGAAAGTTGCCATTTTTCGCATTTCTGAAGATGGAGGACCGAACCAATATCCAAACAGACATCTCAGCCGAACCATCCAATTTTCCAGCAATCATGATCTAAATGGTTGA
- the LOC127788556 gene encoding B3 domain-containing transcription factor VRN1-like isoform X2 encodes MGQQGGLADADCRRANFPVNMSSTFYRMIVSSIIQDKKLKIPGKFVKKLGYELPAVATLTTPNGCAWRVRLKKIEDKVWFSDGWHEFVEHQSIRVGFLLVFTFEGNSKFRVNIYDMANAEIKYQCDTLSSSVGPSGGNQYAVPYRDGGEYNYSVGFLKYHPSCQVSPFLENSMFGETVAHQKLGKSYDQPLLQKGIREADGIFSGTELRNSRFKVDGEKSHVGIVQSAARSTRDIGIQCNYGELVTSAYEIKLQSLHQRAESRKRKRGTGSSKLGSEIQIPGRETSSGNFLRKSRVVTPEEKERVLNAAKMFQSENPFCRVILRRSYIYKGIGLHMPSSFAEKYLGGVSGFITLQGSNGEKWPVRCMWRDGSAKLSKGWLEFVWDNKLEEGDVCVFERLRVEEVVLKVAIFRISEDGGPNQYPNRHLSRTIQFSSNHDLNG; translated from the exons ATGGGGCAGCAAGGGGGACTAGCAGACGCCGATTGCCGGCGCGCGAATTTTCCGGTGAATATGTCTTCAACTTTCTACAGGATGATTGTTTCTTCTATCATCCAGGACAAGAAACTG AAAATTCCAGGGAAGTTTGTCAAGAAGCTTGGTTATGAACTTCCTGCTGTTGCTACTCTCACAACTCCAAATGGTTGTGCTTGGCGAGTGAGgttaaagaaaatagaagacaAAGTTTGGTTCAGCGATGGTTGGCATGAATTTGTAGAGCACCAGTCTATCCGTGTGGGCTTCCTTTTAGTCTTCACATTTGAAGGAAATTCTAAGTTCAGAGTGAATATTTATGATATGGCTAATGCTGAGATAAAATATCAGTGTGATACTCTGAGTAGTTCAGTAGGACCTAGTGGTGGCAACCAATATGCAGTACCTTATAGAGATGGAGGAGAATATAATTATTCAGTTGGATTCTTGAAGTACCATCCTTCCTGCCAAGTATCCCCATTCTTGGAAAACAGCATGTTTGGTGAAACTGTGGCTCATCAAAAACTTGGTAAAAGTTATGATCAACCATTACTTCAGAAAGGGATAAGAGAAGCTGATGGTATCTTCAGTGGAACTGAACTTAGAAACTCTAGATTTAAGGTCGATGGAGAAAAATCACATGTAGGTATTGTACAGTCAGCAGCTCGATCCACTCGAGACATAGGTATTCAGTGTAATTATGGTGAACTTGTGACATCTGCCTATGAAATTAAGTTGCAGTCACTGCATCAAAGGGCTGAAAGCAGAAAAAGGAAACGTGGAACTGGATCTT CTAAGCTTGGAAGTGAAATACAAATACCTGGACGTGAAACAAGTagtggaaatttcttgaggaagTCAAGAGTTGTAACACCTGAGGAAAAGGAAAGAGTGCTTAATGCAGCAAAAATGTTTCAGTCTGAAAATCCATTCTGCAGAGTTATCCTACGGCGATCGTATATATACAAGGGAATAGGCTTG CATATGCCCTCCTCCTTTGCCGAAAAGTATCTCGGTGGGGTTTCAGGATTCATCACACTTCAGGGTTCTAATGGGGAAAAGTGGCCTGTCCGGTGCATGTGGAGAGATGGTTCTGCTAAGTTGAGCAAGGGGTGGCTTGAATTTGTTTGGGACAACAAGTTGGAGGAAGGAGACGTTTGTGTCTTTGAGCGGCTCAGGGTGGAGGAGGTTGTACTGAAAGTTGCCATTTTTCGCATTTCTGAAGATGGAGGACCGAACCAATATCCAAACAGACATCTCAGCCGAACCATCCAATTTTCCAGCAATCATGATCTAAATGGTTGA
- the LOC127788564 gene encoding uncharacterized protein LOC127788564: protein MATASATLSPATFSAASAGSAGRASQRRKAGVTYVAGLNSFGGLKAHNSVVSLGVPVCTEQSFAKIVSSLKRPSRGGGGALSSSCSAAGEIFTIAAIMNGLVLVGVAVGFVLLGIESSVEEAE from the coding sequence ATGGCGACGGCATCTGCAACGCTCTCTCCGGCGACATTTTCGGCTGCGTCGGCTGGCTCCGCCGGCCGGGCCTCCCAGAGGAGAAAAGCCGGAGTAACCTACGTCGCCGGACTGAACTCTTTTGGGGGCCTTAAAGCTCACAACAGCGTGGTCTCTTTGGGAGTTCCCGTTTGTACCGAGCAGTCGTTTGCGAAGATAGTCAGCTCTTTGAAGCGGCCGTCGAGAGGCGGAGGCGGAGCTCTGTCGTCCAGCTGCAGCGCCGCCGGCGAGATATTCACGATTGCGGCAATCATGAACGGGCTTGTCCTCGTGGGAGTTGCGGTGGGGTTTGTGCTTCTGGGGATTGAATCATCGGTCGAGGAAGCTGAATAA
- the LOC127807780 gene encoding uncharacterized protein LOC127807780 gives MKAMETLQDLIEEAKLRMVYWSLCIFAVSYFLTHTSKSMWMNIPLSILFVSALRVLFSEVEFRWKVRKVRPPTYLSHLEKKQLPVDDPCLSTLPPPPNWKRKIDSPVVEAAMEGFVNKLLQDFVSDLWYSDITPDKEAPELMRAIIMDVLGEISGRVKEINLVDFLTRDLVDLVGVHLDIFRRNQAAIGVDVMGTLSSKERDDRLRHHLEASRELHPACLSPESEYKVLQHLVGGLLAVVLRPQEAQCPLVRCIARELITCLVMQPVMSFASPEYVNELIEYVFLSTEDGGNKVTGDSHSPNVMGSSDHTAPADIPPKEYTSRQDMISFGQGTDLLVSGIGIQKHIPLDTSKNLTSNLSGKEHPVVWAQILEAATQRRTEVLMPENLENMWTKGKNYKKKAQKIAAKSSRINSAKPSNSSWTEMSTQRPVVSFATEDSGLPPKFITEARPSDGSNNTTHLFRGLDKEQPGGKGAINELENTASFTLGENKGWLKRSNSTSALKVETNMEKASRSEGVHPLISEFYSPDFDRQSEAHTAKGASNMVFHSEVMHAPKLWCRVEGAYFEKLGSKSFAVYSILVTDADNNTWSVRRRYSNFERLHRHLKDIPNYTLHLPPKRIFSSSTEDALVHQRCIQLDKYLQDLVSIANVAEQHEVWDFLSASSKNYSFGKSSSAIRTLAVNVDEAMDDIVRQFKGVSDGLMRKVVGSSSLPYEASSAIAGKNLSWNADEVSKHLSWHSAAESAKSISDEDVDKDGTRGHEEVGPDVQANGWHSDNELDSKGLPPRVVKHGENFRRLYYGTKHGLEAEPLSVSLGGYPATSLPVGSDHLEDPAGVPPEWTPPNLSIPVLNLVDNIFQLKRRGWLRRQVFWISKQILQLMMEDAIDDWLLRQIQQLRRDDIIAQGIQWVQDALWPDGTFFLRSNPQSGVDDCQFNESSQTTSRRSRVTETGSFEQQLEAARRAHYVKKMIFNGAPAPLVSLIGRKQYRRCAKDIHYFLQSTVCLKQLAYEILELILKSAFPELGDIVLDVHGKQLPTQPAV, from the exons ATGAAGGCGATGGAGACCTTGCAGGATCTGATCGAAGAGGCTAAGCTTCGAATGGTTTATTGGTCGTTGTGTATCTTCGCTGTGTCGTACTTCTTGACTC ACACGAGCAAATCTATGTGGATGAATATTCCCCTGTCAATTCTATTTGTTTCTGCATTACGGGTTTTATTTAGTGAGGTGGAGTTCCGGTGGAAGGTGCGAAAAGTTCGCCCTCCGACATACTTATCTCATTTAGAAAAGAAGCAGTTGCCCGTGGATGATCCTTGCCTTTCAACATTGCCGCCACCCccaaattggaagagaaaaattgACTCTCCTGTTGTGGAGGCTGCAATGGAGGGATTTGTTAATAAACTATTGCAAGATTTTGTCTCCGATTTGTGGTATTCAGATATTACACCTGACAAGGAGGCGCCGGAGCTCATGCGTGCCATCATCATGGATGTGCTCGGTGAAATATCCGGAAGGGTCAAAGAGATAAACTTAGTTGACTTTTTGACAAG GGATTTAGTTGACTTAGTTGGGGTTCACCTAGATATTTTTAGAAGAAACCAAGCTGCAATTGGCGTGGATGTCATGGGAACACTATCCTCAAAAGAAAGGGATGATCGTTTGAGACACcatcttgaagcttcaagggaGCTTCACCCTGCATGTTTATCTCCCGAGAGTGAGTACAAG GTTCTTCAGCATCTTGTTGGTGGCTTGTTAGCTGTGGTCCTCAGACCACAAGAGGCCCAATGCCCCCTTGTTCGATGCATTGCCCGAGAGCTTATAACTTGCTTGGTAATGCAACCCGTTATGAGTTTTGCAAGCCCAGA GTATGTGAATGAGTTGATTGAGTATGTTTTCCTTAGTACTGAGGATGGTGGAAACAAAGTGACAGGTGATAGCCACTCACCTAATGTAATGGGTAGCAGTGACCATACTGCTCCTGCAGATATACCACCAAAGGAATATACTTCAAGGCAGGATATGATTTCATTTGGTCAAGGAACTGATCTTTTGGTGTCAGGAATTGGCATCCAGAAACATATTCCCCTGGATACTTCAAAGAATTTGACTTCTAATCTTTCTGGTAAGGAACATCCTGTTGTCTGGGCACAAATACTGGAGGCGGCAACCCAGAGGAGAACAGAGGTTCTGATGCCTGAAAATCTTGAAAACATGTGGACcaaaggaaaaaattataaaaagaaagcTCAGAAGATTGCTGCAAAGAGTTCGAGAATAAATAGTGCTAAACCTTCAAATAGTTCGTGGACAGAAATGTCAACCCAAAGGCCTGTAGTTTCTTTTGCAACAGAAGATTCTGGGTTGCCACCAAAATTTATTACAGAGGCTCGACCAAGCGACGGGAGCAACAATACGACACATTTGTTTCGTGGACTAGACAAGGAACAACCTGGTGGGAAAGGAGCCATTAATGAATTGGAGAATACTGCTTCTTTTACTCTGGGTGAGAATAAAGGTTGGCTTAAAAGATCAAACAGCACGTCTGCTCTAAAAGTTGAAACCAACATGGAAAAAGCATCCAGAAGTGAAGGCGTTCATCCTCTTATATCAGAGTTTTATAGCCCAGATTTTGACAGACAAAGTGAAGCACATACTGCCAAGGGCGCTTCAAATATGGTGTTCCACAGTGAAGTAATGCATGCTCCCAAGCTTTGGTGCCGG GTTGAAGGAGCATACTTCGAGAAACTTGGATCAAAATCCTTTGCAGTTTATTCAATTTTAGTGACAGATGCAGATAACAACACTTGGTCTGTTAGAAGAAG ATACAGCAATTTTGAGAGACTACATCGACACCTTAAGGATATTCCTAATTATACATTACATTTGCCTCCAAAAAGGATATTCTCCTCCAGCACAGAAGATGCTCTTGTTCATCAACGCTGTATTCAGCTTGACAAATATCTGCAA GATCTCGTGTCCATAGCTAATGTTGCTGAGCAACATGAAGTGTGGGATTTTTTGAGTGCTTCCTCAAAg AACTACTCTTTTGGAAAATCATCCTCAGCAATTAGGACCCTTGCAG TGAATGTGGATGAGGCTATGGATGATATTGTGCGCCAGTTCAAAGGAGTTTCAGATGGCTTAATGCGGAAAGTTGTTGGTTCATCTTCCCTTCCTTACGAAGCCTCTTCTGCAATTGCAGGCAAGAACTTATCCTGGAATGCTGATGAGGTTAGTAAACACCTCTCTTGGCATAGTGCCGCAGAATCAGCAAAAAGCATTTCTGATGAGGATGTTGATAAAGATGGAACTCGTGGCCATGAAGAAGTAGGACCTGATGTTCAAGCTAATGGATGGCACTCGGATAATGAATTAGACTCAAAGGGTCTGCCACCAAGGGTGGTTAAACATGGTGAAAATTTTAGAAGGTTGTATTATGGAACAAAACATGGTTTAGAGGCAGAACCTCTATCTGTCAGTCTGGGAGGATATCCTGCAACAAGTCTACCAGTAGGCTCTGATCATCTGGAAGATCCAGCTGGGGTACCACCAGAG TGGACACCACCCAATTTAAGCATACCTGTCTTGAACTTAGTTGACAACATCTTTCAGCTTAAGAGAAGAGGATGGTTAAG AAGACAAGTTTTCTGGATATCAAAGCAAATATTACAGTTAATGATGGAAGATGCTATTGATGACTGGCTTCTAAGACAAATTCAGCAGTTGCGGAGAGACGATATTATTGCTCAAGGGATTCAATGGGTccaagat GCTCTGTGGCCTGATGGCACATTCTTTCTGAGGTCAAATCCTCAAAGTGGAGTTGATGATTGCCAGTTTAATGAGTCTTCTCAAACTACGAGCCGTCGTAGTAGGGTAACTGAAACAGGGTCTTTTGAACAACAGCTTGAGGCTGCCCGTAGGGCTCACTATGTCAAGAAAATGATCTTCA ATGGAGCTCCTGCTCCGCTTGTCAGCTTAATTGGGCGCAAGCAGTATAGGCGTTGTGCGAAAGACATACATTATTTCCTGCAG TCTACGGTCTGCTTGAAACAACTTGCATATGAAATACTTGAATTGATACTCAAATCGGCATTCCCGGAGCTCGGGGATATTGTGCTGGATGTTCACGGGAAGCAGCTGCCTACCCAACCTGCTGTATAG